In the Acidimicrobiales bacterium genome, one interval contains:
- a CDS encoding sulfur transferase domain-containing protein: MSRIPRLLRIPVALVGGWLALFAAVNAVILLAGVGSRWAGKDPQLRSDSWPGITHLRMVDDKLLVGGQPSRQDYRDLAEHGVTTVIDVREDGVHRDDPETLEALGMEYFSLPLEDGQAPTPGRIRRFLELVDEADGRVFAHCSGGVGRSTSLAAVYEAAHDQDPSVLEQVAVGPPTIEQIWFVGTLRPGDPEHEVSPVIAGVSRVVDSPRTLYSFLSG, translated from the coding sequence ATGAGTCGGATCCCGCGCCTGCTGCGCATCCCGGTCGCCCTGGTGGGCGGCTGGCTGGCGCTGTTCGCCGCCGTCAACGCGGTGATCCTGCTGGCCGGCGTGGGGTCCCGCTGGGCGGGCAAGGACCCGCAGCTCCGCAGCGACAGTTGGCCGGGCATCACCCACCTGCGCATGGTCGACGACAAGCTGCTCGTCGGCGGCCAGCCCTCACGGCAGGACTACCGGGACCTGGCCGAGCACGGGGTGACCACGGTGATCGACGTCCGGGAGGACGGCGTCCACCGGGACGACCCCGAGACCCTCGAGGCGCTCGGCATGGAGTACTTCTCCCTGCCGCTGGAGGACGGGCAGGCGCCGACGCCGGGCAGGATCCGTCGCTTCCTCGAGCTGGTCGACGAAGCCGACGGCCGCGTGTTCGCCCACTGCAGCGGCGGTGTGGGCCGGTCGACGTCGCTGGCCGCCGTGTACGAGGCGGCCCACGACCAGGACCCGTCGGTGCTGGAGCAGGTGGCGGTCGGGCCGCCGACGATCGAGCAGATCTGGTTCGTCGGCACGCTGCGCCCGGGCGACCCCGAGCACGAGGTCAGCCCGGTGATCGCCGGGGTGAGCCGGGTGGTCGACTCCCCCCGCACCCTCTACAGCTTCCTCAGTGGCTGA
- a CDS encoding glycosyl hydrolase family 18 protein — translation MDRIRSKRRLAAVALSLLLGSLVVVSSDADAAVSVPVRVNANGPSLTGSGGVVWSADQAYTSGSWGYDSLYHAGSTSSAIAGTTDDDLYRTYDQFSNGAGYRFDVPNGSYQVTLKMVEDWATAAGQRRFDVRLEGTVVLSAFDVYASCGPLTACDRSFTTTVSDGQLNVQFSMNGGAGYATVSAVEVTGTTGGTTTTSTPTSSTSSSTTSSSSTSTTSSSTTSTSTSSTTSTTVPGGGGGRNLIGYFAEWGVYQRNYHVKNIHTSGSAAKLTHILYAFGNVQNGQCTIGDPYADYDRFYSAAESVDGVADTWDAGALRGSFNQLRKLKQMYPNLKVIWSFGGWTWSGGFSQAAQNPQAFANSCYQLVEDPRWADVFDGIDIDWEYPNACGLSCDTSGFAGYRNLMQGLRTRFGSGNLVTSAITADATSGGKIDAADYGGAAQYVDWYMVMTYDFFGAFDADGPTAPHSPLTSYPGIPIQGFNSDAAIQKLKGKGIPGSKLMLGVGFYGRGWTGVTQSAPGGTATGAAPGTYEAGSEDYKVLRSRCPSTGTIAGTAYAHCGTQWWSYDTPATIAGKMTYARNQGLRGSFFWELSGDTASGELITAMRSGLG, via the coding sequence ATGGATCGGATCAGGTCGAAGCGACGCCTCGCGGCGGTCGCCCTCTCGCTGCTTCTGGGCTCGTTGGTGGTGGTCTCGTCCGATGCCGACGCCGCGGTCTCGGTGCCGGTCCGGGTCAACGCCAATGGCCCGTCACTCACCGGCAGCGGCGGAGTCGTCTGGTCGGCGGACCAGGCGTACACGTCGGGTAGCTGGGGATACGACAGCCTCTACCACGCCGGATCGACGTCCAGTGCCATCGCCGGCACCACCGACGACGACCTCTACCGGACCTACGACCAGTTCTCCAACGGGGCGGGCTACCGCTTCGACGTGCCCAACGGCTCGTACCAGGTCACCCTGAAGATGGTCGAGGACTGGGCGACGGCCGCGGGCCAGCGTCGGTTCGACGTCCGTCTCGAGGGCACGGTCGTGCTGTCGGCGTTCGACGTCTACGCCTCGTGCGGCCCGCTGACCGCCTGCGATCGCAGCTTCACGACCACGGTGAGCGACGGTCAGCTGAACGTGCAGTTCAGCATGAACGGCGGCGCCGGCTACGCGACGGTGTCCGCCGTCGAGGTCACGGGCACGACCGGCGGCACCACGACCACGTCGACGCCCACCAGCTCCACGTCGTCGTCGACCACGTCGTCGTCGAGCACGTCAACCACGTCGTCCTCGACCACGTCGACGTCGACCTCCTCGACGACCTCGACCACGGTCCCCGGCGGCGGTGGTGGGCGCAACCTCATCGGCTACTTCGCCGAGTGGGGCGTCTACCAGCGGAACTACCACGTCAAGAACATCCACACGAGCGGCTCCGCCGCCAAGCTCACCCACATCCTCTACGCCTTCGGCAACGTGCAGAACGGCCAGTGCACCATCGGCGATCCCTACGCCGACTACGACCGCTTCTACAGCGCCGCCGAGAGCGTCGACGGCGTCGCCGACACCTGGGACGCCGGCGCCCTGCGCGGCAGCTTCAACCAGCTGCGCAAGCTCAAGCAGATGTACCCGAACCTCAAGGTCATCTGGTCCTTCGGCGGGTGGACGTGGTCCGGCGGCTTCAGCCAGGCGGCCCAGAACCCCCAGGCCTTCGCCAACTCCTGCTACCAGCTGGTCGAGGACCCCCGCTGGGCCGACGTGTTCGACGGCATCGACATCGACTGGGAGTACCCGAACGCCTGTGGCCTGAGCTGCGACACCAGCGGCTTCGCCGGCTACCGCAACCTCATGCAGGGCCTGCGGACCAGGTTCGGCTCGGGCAACCTCGTCACGTCGGCCATCACCGCCGACGCCACGTCCGGCGGCAAGATCGACGCCGCCGACTACGGCGGGGCCGCCCAGTACGTCGACTGGTACATGGTGATGACCTACGACTTCTTCGGCGCCTTCGACGCCGACGGGCCCACCGCGCCGCACTCGCCGCTGACGTCGTACCCTGGCATCCCGATCCAGGGCTTCAACAGCGACGCCGCCATCCAGAAGCTCAAGGGCAAGGGCATACCCGGCAGCAAGCTCATGCTCGGCGTGGGCTTCTACGGCCGAGGCTGGACCGGCGTCACGCAATCGGCGCCGGGCGGCACGGCCACCGGCGCCGCACCGGGGACGTACGAAGCCGGGTCCGAGGACTACAAGGTGCTCCGATCCCGCTGCCCGTCCACCGGCACGATCGCCGGCACGGCCTACGCCCACTGCGGCACCCAGTGGTGGAGCTACGACACCCCTGCCACGATCGCCGGGAAGATGACCTACGCGAGGAACCAGGGCCTGCGCGGTTCCTTCTTCTGGGAGCTGAGCGGCGACACGGCGTCCGGCGAGCTGATCACCGCGATGCGCAGCGGCCTGGGCTAG
- a CDS encoding zf-HC2 domain-containing protein, translating to MSSPNGTIGDHPLDDLAAYALDALEDVERRAVDDHLTGCGDCRAELDGHYETLVVLAPDEAPPPAVWERIAVAIEQAEQPEQAEQPEQDEQDVGPVADVRVLRPSRRPWLVAAAGLVAAGITGGVLGYALGSTEDDGADIGSLAQQATEDPDGVLATLADNGGQAVARVVGDHHRAGDHRGADERRRHPRRGLPGVRQHQLEGRCCLTLSSSPGRCASR from the coding sequence GTGAGCAGTCCCAACGGCACGATCGGCGATCATCCGCTGGACGACCTCGCCGCCTACGCGCTCGACGCGCTCGAGGACGTCGAGCGGCGGGCGGTCGACGACCACCTGACCGGCTGTGGCGACTGCCGAGCCGAGCTCGACGGCCACTACGAGACCCTCGTCGTCCTCGCACCCGACGAGGCCCCGCCGCCTGCGGTCTGGGAGCGGATCGCCGTGGCGATCGAGCAGGCCGAGCAGCCCGAGCAGGCCGAGCAGCCCGAGCAGGACGAGCAGGACGTCGGCCCGGTCGCGGACGTACGCGTCCTGCGGCCGTCGCGGCGTCCGTGGCTGGTCGCCGCGGCGGGCCTCGTGGCCGCGGGCATCACGGGTGGGGTCCTCGGCTACGCGCTGGGGAGCACCGAGGACGACGGCGCGGACATCGGGAGCCTGGCGCAACAGGCGACGGAGGACCCCGACGGCGTGCTGGCCACGCTCGCCGACAACGGCGGCCAGGCGGTGGCCCGGGTGGTGGGCGACCATCACCGAGCTGGCGATCACCGAGGCGCCGACGAGCGGCGACGTCACCCCCGACGGGGACTTCCTGGCGTCAGGCAGCATCAGCTAGAAGGCCGATGCTGCCTGACGCTCAGCTCTAGCCCAGGCCGCTGCGCATCGCGGTGA
- a CDS encoding methyltransferase domain-containing protein, protein MVDLPEEIRNHYEHEIVESERLTRGAGRLEFARTQEIIRRHLPPGTLRILDIGGATGVHAAWLADDGHEVHVIDPMDHHVAEVQRLAGPQRHITAETGDARALPVDTDSADAVLLLGPLYHLTERDDRHRALKEARRALRPGGLAFVAAISRFASLIDGLGREFLFDPAFRHIVEQDLQDGQHRNPERRTHWFTTAYFHDPDELRQEATAVGLKVVEVLGVEGPAGWLPNIFDRWHDPADRETILFAARAIESEPSLLGASSHLLMVCRP, encoded by the coding sequence GTGGTCGACCTGCCCGAAGAGATCCGAAACCACTACGAACACGAAATCGTCGAGAGCGAGCGCCTGACCCGAGGCGCCGGGCGTCTCGAATTCGCGCGCACACAGGAGATCATCCGCCGACACCTGCCGCCCGGCACTCTGCGGATCTTGGACATCGGCGGCGCCACGGGTGTGCACGCCGCCTGGCTCGCGGACGACGGCCACGAGGTCCACGTCATCGACCCGATGGACCACCACGTAGCCGAGGTCCAGCGGCTTGCGGGCCCGCAGCGACACATCACCGCTGAGACCGGAGACGCGCGGGCCTTGCCAGTCGACACCGACAGCGCTGACGCCGTGCTCCTGTTGGGACCGCTCTACCACCTCACCGAACGGGACGACCGGCACCGAGCGCTCAAAGAGGCCCGGCGTGCACTGCGGCCCGGAGGTCTCGCCTTCGTCGCTGCGATCTCCCGGTTCGCCTCGCTGATCGACGGCCTCGGCCGCGAGTTCCTCTTCGATCCGGCCTTCCGCCACATCGTTGAGCAAGACCTGCAAGACGGCCAGCACCGGAACCCAGAACGGCGAACGCACTGGTTCACGACCGCCTATTTCCACGACCCCGACGAACTTCGCCAGGAAGCCACCGCCGTGGGCCTCAAGGTCGTCGAGGTCCTCGGCGTCGAAGGCCCCGCCGGCTGGCTGCCCAACATCTTCGACCGATGGCACGACCCCGCCGACCGCGAGACCATCCTGTTCGCAGCCCGAGCGATCGAATCGGAGCCCTCGCTCCTCGGCGCCAGCAGCCATCTGCTGATGGTCTGCCGGCCCTGA
- the glnA gene encoding type I glutamate--ammonia ligase: MEDRTPEDVLGLIRDEGVEIVDLRFCDLPGLMQHFSMPASELTADVFEEGSGFDGSSIRGFQEIQESDMILVPDPNTAVIDPFTQHKTLNLNCFVQDPVTGESYSRDPRYVARKAEDYVVSTGLADTIYFGPEAEFFIFDDVRFGQDEHSAFYSVDSVEAAWNTARDEGPNLGYKPRYKEGYFPVPPMDHYQDLRSEMILTLERLGVAIEIHHHEVGTAGQAEIDMRFDSMLRMADKLMLYKYVVKNVAWAAGKSATFMPKPIFQDNGSGMHCHQSLWKGGEPLFYDETGYAGLSDMARWYIGGLLRHAPAVLAFAAPTTNSYKRLVPGYEAPVNLVYSQRNRSAAVRIPLYSQSPKAKRLEFRCPDPSCNPYLAFSAMLMAGLDGIQNRIEPPDPVDKDLYDLPPEALAAVPQVPGSLDESLAALEADNAFLRAGGVFTDDLISTWLDYKRINEIDAIRLRPHPWEFNLYYDI; encoded by the coding sequence GTGGAAGACCGCACGCCCGAAGATGTGCTGGGGCTGATTCGCGACGAGGGGGTGGAGATCGTCGACCTGCGGTTCTGCGACCTCCCGGGCCTCATGCAGCACTTCTCGATGCCGGCTTCGGAGCTCACCGCGGACGTCTTCGAGGAGGGTTCGGGCTTCGACGGCTCGTCGATCCGGGGGTTCCAGGAGATCCAGGAGTCGGACATGATCCTGGTGCCCGACCCGAACACCGCCGTCATCGACCCGTTCACCCAGCACAAGACGCTGAACCTCAACTGCTTCGTGCAGGACCCGGTGACCGGCGAGTCGTACTCCCGTGACCCCCGCTACGTCGCCCGGAAGGCCGAGGACTACGTGGTGTCGACCGGCCTGGCCGACACGATCTACTTCGGGCCCGAGGCCGAGTTCTTCATCTTCGACGACGTGCGGTTCGGGCAGGACGAGCACTCGGCGTTCTACTCGGTCGACTCCGTCGAGGCGGCCTGGAACACCGCCCGGGACGAGGGGCCCAACCTCGGCTACAAGCCGCGGTACAAGGAGGGCTACTTCCCCGTCCCGCCGATGGACCACTACCAGGACCTGCGGTCGGAGATGATCCTGACGCTCGAGCGGCTGGGGGTCGCCATCGAGATCCACCACCACGAGGTGGGCACCGCGGGGCAGGCCGAGATCGACATGCGGTTCGACTCGATGCTCCGCATGGCCGACAAGCTGATGCTCTACAAGTACGTGGTGAAGAACGTGGCGTGGGCGGCCGGCAAGTCGGCGACGTTCATGCCGAAGCCGATCTTCCAGGACAACGGGTCGGGCATGCACTGCCACCAGTCGCTGTGGAAGGGCGGGGAGCCGCTGTTCTACGACGAGACGGGGTACGCCGGGCTGTCGGACATGGCGCGGTGGTACATCGGAGGGCTCTTGCGGCATGCGCCCGCGGTGCTGGCCTTCGCCGCTCCGACGACGAACTCGTACAAGCGCCTGGTGCCGGGCTACGAGGCGCCGGTGAACCTGGTGTACTCGCAGCGGAACCGGTCGGCGGCCGTGCGGATCCCCTTGTACTCGCAGTCACCCAAGGCGAAGCGGCTGGAGTTCCGCTGCCCGGACCCGTCGTGCAACCCGTACCTGGCGTTCTCGGCGATGCTGATGGCCGGCCTCGACGGGATCCAGAACCGCATCGAGCCGCCCGACCCGGTCGACAAGGACCTCTACGACCTCCCCCCTGAGGCGTTGGCGGCGGTCCCCCAGGTCCCCGGCTCCTTGGACGAGTCCCTGGCCGCCCTGGAGGCCGACAACGCCTTCCTGCGTGCCGGCGGCGTCTTCACCGACGACCTGATCTCCACCTGGCTCGACTACAAGCGAATCAACGAGATCGACGCGATCCGCCTCCGCCCCCACCCGTGGGAGTTCAACCTCTATTACGACATCTGA